The window TACAGTTATTTTTGTTATCGATTTTGAATCTTATGATTTTgatcgttcaaaaaaaaaggttgtatttttcaaaattaaggCATTGaacttataattaatatatttccaACATGCATCTAATTtctaaagttttattaaaagtgacttaacaaaatattttttttgtaccaGCATGATTACTTTCAGTTTAATACAATTACCCCCAATAACTATTGAATTTTCATACTTTTAAACACTGGTGGAAATTTATGTTCCAGCTTTACTAAATAGCTTAGGTTCCTTCaactaaaagtaaaaataaaattacataacTTTGACTCGGTAATATGAAGGTCATTGTgaatcaacaacaacacaaaaTTTGAATTGTGGTATAATATTCAACAAAACATGCGTATTTTGGTAATTTATCCCCTACATGAAGtatttcacatttttttttaaatagtgcctaatgtatttttctttatattcatAATATGGGTTATTTTTGGGTTATTTAGTTGATGTACATACACAAAATGATTCCATAGTTCAAATATTTATGAGCAAATGAACATGTAAGAAGTTACATATTAAATGTTCCTTAATTGAGACTTGGGAGCTTTCTCGAATCTcacatttactttttttttccaattttttttccaaagataaaacgacgtcgttttatcaGTAACAAAGGACTCGAAACAGATGAATCCAAATCTACTAAGATTAATGCATTCACTTGTTCATTCAAGTAATTTGGTGCTCAGCTAGCAGAGACCACATGTATTACCACAAAGAAAATAGTGCTCTTTCACAAATATCTTTTTACATAAATGCAGTCATACTCTCTTTGTATTTAGTTCATTATTTCCACATTCAAGAGTCAAGAGTCATAAGAACGCATAGTACAAGGATCATTTTTAATCACCTCGTCCCAATTGACTCATAAAATGTGAAAGTTGGTAGGATTTTTTAGACAGCTAACTTATTTGCCTAAGTGATAGATATTAGCcttaaataacatttttcttaTCACACAcatgttttcaaatatttttggcTTTTGAATTAAAATCATGTTCAATCCAGATAGACAGAACAAAGCTTATCGTTTTTGTACATGATTTCAATTTGGAGACATGATTTTCCTTGACATATTCATCCACCTGTTTCAGACATATATTTCTTTCCTTATAATaaagatatttaattttaactttaaagaaaataCCATATTCTTTTGTTTGACTAGCATacattcagatatttaattACTTGCTATAATGTTTTTCtcttatatatagtttttacttgtcataaaacatttttaagttttggacTTAAATCAAAATGGCTGATAAGAGAAGAAAGCTTATCTTGTGagttatctctctctctttttctctatctctctcaaTTATCACAGGTTCAAagaggatttaaaaaaaatcaaaggttCACTTGACGTTATTGGTAGATCATTATCTTCTAATTAACCTTATAATAATCTCACATATTATTTGCATGATTTGAGGatttaattagattttgtttCTTCGGTTATGTTCAATTGACTCtagaatttaattttataaatccaGTTCATGATTCTGCAAAAAGTACAAGATCTAGAGATATCATAAGATTCAGGAATTTTGTGACCTATCCACGATCTTATATCCTAAATGGAGTTTGTGGCTCATGAATAAGTACAGATTTTGATCTTCCAGTTTGAAATAATTTATGGCTTTTAAAACGTTAAAATGATCTCCATATTGGATTAAGATATAGTATGGTTTTTGTCTCATCTGTTAAATGCGGTTTGAATGTGAATTATAATCTGTGTAGGCGAATCAGAATATGTAGGGGTTATTAGACATATATATGTGGCTTAGTGATGTTTTTCTGTATGTCACAATCATTTATCTGGTTTTCCTGAAACATATATCGCATTCTCTGAAGAGCTTGATATGATTTTTTATCTGATGCGTTGTATTGGAGTTTGTGTCAATCTTTACCTTAACTTTTCCACTATGAAACAATAATAATtgctatctctctctctctctctctctctcaaaaatTATGACTTCCAATTTGagacatttttttaatataatgataattcatgcatgttttaattttgttgTTCTAACTATTTATAGGTCCAACAGAGatgtcaacaacaacaacgataaGCCTGAGAGAGAAAACATTTTCAGTTTTGACCTTCCATCATGCCTCTTGGGAGTAATAATGTCACTGCTTATGCTAAAAGATAAAATTCGTGCATCTACCGTCTGCAAGAAATGGCTTGAAGCCGCTAAATCTGTTAGGGTTGTTCATAAGCATCAATGGTTTGTCTCCATTCCTACATTTGGAAATTCTATTAATCTTTTCGATCCATTGGAGAGGAAGAAGTACACACTGAATCTGCCTGAGAAAGGTGTAACTGATGTTGCTTACTCAAAAGACGGATGGTTGCTTATGCGCAGATCATCCTTTGTGgaattcttcttcttcaaccccTACTCTCGGGAGCTCATAAGCTTGCCAGACAATGAATTGCCATATAAGGCAATTGCTTTCTCTTCTGCTCCTACATCGGAAACTTGTACTTTGGTCACATTAAACCGTATTTCAGAATATATTGTGGCCATCAGCACTTGCTATCCTGGAGCAACTGAGTGGATAACCAAAAAGTTTCATTGCTATCTTGCTTTTGGCCCCAATGTCCATAGCAACCTTGTATGTGTTAATGATCGCTTCTACTGCTTCACCTCAAGAGGTGTTCTATTTGAATTTGATCCAGCTTCTCGCACATTGAGTCATCAAGCATGGGATGATGTTAGATTCCCAgaaattcataacaatgaatgGTCGTATCTGCCAAAGGAACTTTACTTGATGGAGCAGAAAGGAGAGCTAATTCTCATGTATACATATGGAGCTGAGAAACCAGTGGTGTATAAGTTGGTCTCTTCAAAATGGGAAGAGATGAGTAGTACACTAGACGGCTTGACAATCTTTGCAAGTATGTATTCCTCGGAGACCAGAATGGATGTTTTAGGGATGAAGAACAGCGTGTATTTCCCAAAGTATGGCTTACGTAACAACATGCAATGTGTATCCTACTCATATAATGATGCCAGGTACTATCCGGGTCTGCCGGAAC of the Brassica rapa cultivar Chiifu-401-42 chromosome A03, CAAS_Brap_v3.01, whole genome shotgun sequence genome contains:
- the LOC103858629 gene encoding F-box protein At4g00893, with protein sequence MTSNLRHFFNIMIIHACFNFVVLTIYRSNRDVNNNNDKPERENIFSFDLPSCLLGVIMSLLMLKDKIRASTVCKKWLEAAKSVRVVHKHQWFVSIPTFGNSINLFDPLERKKYTLNLPEKGVTDVAYSKDGWLLMRRSSFVEFFFFNPYSRELISLPDNELPYKAIAFSSAPTSETCTLVTLNRISEYIVAISTCYPGATEWITKKFHCYLAFGPNVHSNLVCVNDRFYCFTSRGVLFEFDPASRTLSHQAWDDVRFPEIHNNEWSYLPKELYLMEQKGELILMYTYGAEKPVVYKLVSSKWEEMSSTLDGLTIFASMYSSETRMDVLGMKNSVYFPKYGLRNNMQCVSYSYNDARYYPGLPERRLLCPVDSLWIDPPPFLK